The following proteins come from a genomic window of Desmospora profundinema:
- the pseG gene encoding UDP-2,4-diacetamido-2,4,6-trideoxy-beta-L-altropyranose hydrolase, with product MYVLIRTDSSTEIGTGHTMRCLTLAESLQKMGASVGFICRDGPGNMNHLVEKRGFTVHRLPPIHFERKRLEWNDSDAEESLAILKKQPAIDWLIVDHYALDWRWEQSMRAYANKIMVIDDLANRRHDCDLLLDQNLHREMQTRYQPWMVRDCRLLTGPRYALLRPQFYVQRQKLKKHDGLVRRIHICFGGSDPTNQTLKALKAVTSLRANQWEVDVVVGRANPYKEEVKRACSHIPGASFFSHVEEMAALMAEADIAIGGGGSSIWERCCLGIPSLIISIADNQTEVSQMCHDQQIIAYLGRQERVTSHQIKLELKRLTEDRKALLALRTRALAAVDGLGATRVCLALSGSNPPVLE from the coding sequence TTGTACGTATTGATCAGGACCGATTCCTCCACCGAGATCGGCACCGGCCATACCATGCGATGTTTAACACTGGCGGAATCGCTTCAAAAGATGGGGGCGAGCGTGGGCTTTATATGCCGGGACGGACCCGGAAACATGAACCATCTGGTTGAAAAGCGTGGATTTACGGTTCACCGACTTCCGCCGATCCATTTTGAAAGAAAAAGATTGGAATGGAACGACAGCGATGCAGAGGAGAGTCTCGCCATCCTGAAAAAGCAGCCTGCCATCGACTGGCTGATCGTCGATCATTACGCTCTCGACTGGCGTTGGGAACAGTCCATGCGAGCTTATGCCAACAAGATTATGGTGATTGACGACTTGGCAAACAGGCGCCATGATTGTGATCTGCTGTTGGATCAAAATCTACATCGCGAAATGCAGACCCGTTATCAACCATGGATGGTGCGGGATTGCCGACTCCTGACAGGACCCAGATACGCATTGTTAAGACCACAGTTTTACGTTCAAAGACAAAAATTGAAAAAGCATGACGGCTTGGTGAGACGGATTCACATTTGTTTCGGGGGCTCCGATCCCACAAACCAGACGCTGAAAGCCCTAAAGGCCGTCACTTCCCTCCGTGCAAACCAATGGGAGGTGGATGTGGTGGTGGGTCGTGCCAATCCCTACAAAGAAGAAGTGAAGAGGGCTTGTTCCCATATTCCAGGCGCATCGTTTTTCAGCCATGTGGAGGAGATGGCGGCGCTTATGGCGGAGGCGGACATCGCAATCGGCGGAGGAGGAAGCTCCATTTGGGAGAGGTGCTGCTTGGGCATTCCCAGTTTGATTATTTCCATCGCAGATAACCAGACAGAAGTGAGCCAGATGTGTCACGATCAGCAAATCATCGCGTACTTGGGCCGACAGGAGCGGGTCACTTCTCATCAAATAAAATTAGAACTGAAAAGGTTGACGGAAGACAGAAAGGCGCTTCTCGCATTAAGAACCCGTGCTTTGGCGGCTGTGGACGGCCTGGGTGCAACAAGGGTATGCCTTGCGCTATCAGGGAGCAATCCCCCCGTCCTTGAGTGA
- the pseI gene encoding pseudaminic acid synthase produces MVDPYKGIQIGCREISRKHRPFIIAEMSGNHNRSLERAMKIVDAAAAAGVDAIKLQTYTADSMTLDLDSGDFFIDDPNNLWKGNSLHQLYQKASTPWEWHEPIRKRCEERGLILFSSPFDEDSVDFLQKLGIPCFKIASFENTDIPLIKKVAATGKPVILSTGMASAAELDESIRAAREAGCRDLILLKCTSTYPADPAHSNLLTIPHMRDLFRCQVGLSDHTPGIGTAVAGVALGVTVIEKHLTLSRADGGVDAAFSLEPDEMTALVQETDRAWQAMGQIHYGPTGAEKKSIHFRRSLYVSQDLRAGDVFTKENVRIVRPGHGLPPKYYDIFLGKKVIRDVKKGTPIGWELI; encoded by the coding sequence ATGGTTGATCCGTATAAGGGGATCCAAATTGGTTGCCGAGAAATCAGTCGCAAACACCGACCGTTCATTATCGCCGAAATGTCCGGCAACCACAACCGATCCCTGGAACGCGCGATGAAGATTGTGGATGCCGCCGCCGCTGCCGGGGTGGATGCCATCAAATTGCAGACGTATACGGCTGACAGCATGACATTGGACTTGGACAGCGGTGATTTTTTCATTGACGATCCCAACAACCTATGGAAAGGGAATTCCCTTCATCAGTTATACCAAAAAGCCTCCACTCCTTGGGAGTGGCATGAACCGATCCGGAAACGGTGCGAGGAGCGGGGGTTGATTCTATTCAGTTCTCCTTTTGACGAGGACTCGGTGGATTTTCTGCAGAAGTTGGGGATTCCTTGTTTTAAAATCGCATCCTTTGAAAACACCGATATTCCCTTGATCAAGAAAGTGGCCGCAACAGGCAAGCCGGTAATCCTATCTACCGGCATGGCCAGTGCAGCCGAATTGGATGAAAGTATCCGGGCCGCCAGGGAGGCGGGCTGCCGCGACTTGATTTTATTGAAATGCACCAGCACCTATCCGGCGGATCCGGCCCATTCCAACCTTTTGACCATCCCCCACATGCGCGATCTTTTTCGTTGTCAGGTTGGTTTATCCGACCATACTCCCGGGATCGGAACAGCCGTTGCCGGGGTGGCGTTGGGTGTGACAGTCATCGAGAAACACCTCACCCTCAGCCGGGCGGATGGGGGAGTCGATGCCGCCTTTTCCCTGGAGCCGGATGAAATGACTGCGCTGGTCCAGGAAACCGATCGTGCCTGGCAGGCGATGGGACAAATTCATTATGGACCGACAGGGGCCGAGAAAAAATCAATCCACTTCCGCCGGTCGCTCTATGTTTCCCAAGACCTGAGAGCCGGGGATGTGTTCACGAAAGAGAATGTAAGGATTGTCCGACCTGGACACGGTCTTCCGCCCAAGTACTATGATATCTTTCTGGGGAAAAAAGTGATCCGAGATGTAAAGAAAGGAACTCCTATCGGGTGGGAGCTGATCTGA
- a CDS encoding glycosyltransferase family 2 protein, which produces MPDIGIVMPVYNQHPPYLQAALQSVIHQTYQRYQLVIVIDGADEKTVQTIREETAGDSRVTLLFHEKNKGVSQALNTGFTFLFPLPHIRYLTWISSDNVYYPRFLEALRAKLHAGPPQLGLVYSSFRHVDGEGKSMQTELDLVRFRKFQQKSKEELLDVCFIGVSFMYKKSYAQKIEGYHLEPVEDYEYWLRLTERCEIDYVPEELMDYRVNSAHSVSARLRKSKQQHRRWRYAFQIARQQARQRRNIPYETTVIFPVYDGIENKTDLMEALLEQYYSNYELLVVDLSSCTTGEHILKQIPDPRVTIFTMPNATVKEAVRQTLPRAHTPYVMIHGPRTTWPPLVVWDYLQRLVLYARQRHTTEFLSVHYVARKKEPIQHRFTPLKDEPRFGELYRTDRLMKILC; this is translated from the coding sequence ATGCCTGATATAGGTATCGTCATGCCGGTGTACAACCAACATCCCCCCTACCTCCAGGCTGCTCTCCAATCCGTTATTCATCAGACTTACCAAAGATATCAGTTAGTCATTGTGATTGACGGAGCCGATGAGAAAACCGTACAGACGATCCGGGAAGAAACGGCCGGAGATTCACGGGTGACACTGCTCTTTCATGAAAAGAACAAGGGAGTTTCCCAGGCGCTCAACACCGGGTTTACGTTCCTGTTTCCCCTCCCCCACATCCGATACCTTACATGGATCTCCAGCGACAATGTCTACTACCCCCGTTTCTTAGAAGCATTGCGTGCCAAACTCCATGCAGGTCCGCCTCAGCTGGGACTGGTCTACAGCAGCTTCCGCCATGTAGATGGAGAGGGAAAGTCCATGCAAACCGAGCTTGATCTCGTGAGATTCCGCAAGTTCCAGCAAAAATCCAAAGAGGAACTCCTCGATGTTTGCTTTATCGGAGTCTCTTTCATGTATAAGAAATCCTACGCCCAAAAAATAGAAGGCTATCATCTGGAGCCGGTGGAAGACTACGAATACTGGCTTCGTTTGACCGAACGATGTGAAATCGATTATGTCCCGGAAGAGTTGATGGATTATCGGGTCAATTCCGCCCACAGCGTCTCCGCCCGCCTGCGAAAATCAAAACAACAGCACCGCCGGTGGCGATACGCCTTTCAAATCGCCAGGCAACAAGCCCGACAACGGCGCAACATCCCCTATGAGACCACTGTCATCTTCCCCGTCTACGACGGGATCGAAAACAAAACGGACCTCATGGAAGCATTGTTGGAACAATATTACAGCAACTATGAACTGTTGGTGGTCGATCTCTCTTCCTGTACCACAGGAGAACACATCCTAAAGCAGATTCCGGACCCCCGGGTCACGATTTTTACAATGCCGAACGCCACCGTAAAGGAAGCGGTCCGTCAAACCCTTCCCCGCGCCCACACCCCTTATGTGATGATCCATGGTCCCCGCACCACCTGGCCACCTCTCGTGGTTTGGGATTATTTGCAACGGTTGGTCCTCTATGCTCGTCAGCGTCATACAACGGAATTTCTCTCCGTCCATTATGTTGCCAGAAAAAAGGAACCGATTCAGCACAGGTTCACCCCTCTCAAAGACGAACCCCGCTTCGGGGAGCTCTACAGGACGGATCGCCTGATGAAAATCCTGTGTTAA
- a CDS encoding N-acetylneuraminate synthase family protein: MIAITIKVIAEIANAHQGNPELLQALIREAATSHADAVKFQWFKYDHLATPDYPWYQAYQDLFIPESVWERALQIAKNLGLEVWIDVLDDWAIHLLEKHQKWIDGLKVPSTILQSLDFPERLSRFKKPLLIGVGGWNDEEIDSLLPEIRQCFKHPLILQHGFQGYPTRIQDATLARIPFLKKRYGLPVGFADHTDGSNPLALDLPVYAYFAGATVIEKHITMDRAQKGYDYYSSLEPQEFATMVQKLKTAETAMGRETVTDAQRAYLQDAVRVVASRNIARGELISREKVAFKRCTDKNGFMPREFGDRLPAVASQRFGKDQAITAAYMRKPVVAIAVICRLKSTRLPKKALRPIHGVSAIKRCLLNCLAASHVDQVVLATSDLPQDKELERIDMEGRITVLRGDAENVARRMEQVAASIQADVILRVTGDNPAVSPEILDLLIESHLQGGFDFSTPTENHAIGTGGDVITVEALKRLLNQPKPLTHTEYLSAYFLNNPTLFSVNKVELPPEFQYPQWRLTLDEPKDLQLFERLYRGLDVGYEPLYFSRIRSYLIANPAIRSINADVRIKYKSDGSLVKEIQRATKLNPSSIT; this comes from the coding sequence GTGATCGCAATAACCATCAAAGTGATCGCGGAAATCGCGAACGCGCATCAAGGGAATCCCGAGCTGTTGCAGGCATTGATCCGGGAGGCGGCCACAAGCCATGCCGATGCGGTCAAGTTTCAGTGGTTTAAATACGATCATCTGGCCACTCCCGATTACCCTTGGTATCAAGCTTATCAAGATTTGTTTATCCCGGAATCGGTTTGGGAGCGGGCCTTGCAAATCGCTAAAAACTTGGGACTTGAAGTCTGGATCGATGTGTTGGACGACTGGGCCATTCACCTTTTGGAGAAACACCAGAAATGGATTGACGGATTGAAGGTCCCGTCGACGATCCTGCAATCCCTTGATTTCCCTGAACGTTTAAGCCGGTTCAAAAAGCCGCTTCTGATTGGAGTCGGCGGTTGGAACGATGAGGAAATCGATTCTCTTTTACCTGAGATTCGACAGTGCTTTAAACACCCTCTCATCCTTCAACACGGTTTTCAGGGTTATCCCACCCGAATTCAAGACGCCACTCTCGCTCGGATCCCTTTTCTGAAGAAGCGTTATGGGCTGCCTGTCGGTTTTGCCGATCACACGGACGGATCCAATCCGCTTGCGCTTGACTTGCCGGTGTACGCCTATTTTGCCGGTGCCACCGTTATTGAAAAACACATTACCATGGATCGGGCTCAAAAAGGCTATGACTATTACTCCTCCCTTGAACCGCAAGAATTTGCCACCATGGTTCAAAAGCTGAAGACAGCCGAGACGGCGATGGGAAGGGAAACCGTCACCGATGCCCAACGGGCGTACCTGCAAGACGCGGTGAGAGTGGTGGCATCCAGAAATATCGCCCGTGGCGAACTGATTTCCCGGGAGAAAGTGGCCTTTAAACGGTGTACCGATAAAAACGGGTTCATGCCCAGGGAATTTGGAGACCGGCTCCCGGCGGTGGCCAGTCAGCGCTTCGGTAAAGATCAAGCGATAACCGCTGCGTACATGAGGAAACCGGTTGTCGCGATTGCGGTGATTTGCCGGCTAAAATCGACCCGCTTACCTAAAAAAGCACTTCGCCCCATCCACGGCGTCAGCGCTATTAAGCGCTGTTTGCTCAATTGTTTGGCCGCATCTCATGTGGATCAAGTCGTTTTGGCAACGTCTGATTTACCCCAAGATAAGGAGCTGGAAAGGATCGATATGGAGGGGAGGATAACGGTTCTGAGAGGGGATGCGGAGAATGTGGCGCGACGGATGGAACAGGTGGCCGCATCGATACAAGCCGATGTCATCCTTCGAGTTACCGGAGACAATCCTGCCGTTTCACCGGAAATTTTAGACCTTCTGATTGAAAGTCATCTGCAGGGGGGGTTCGATTTTAGCACTCCCACGGAGAATCATGCCATTGGAACCGGCGGGGACGTCATCACGGTGGAAGCTCTCAAACGACTGTTAAACCAACCCAAGCCGTTAACGCATACGGAATACTTGTCGGCTTATTTCTTGAACAATCCCACTCTTTTTTCCGTGAACAAGGTGGAACTGCCGCCAGAATTCCAATATCCCCAATGGCGGTTAACTTTGGATGAACCGAAGGATTTGCAATTGTTTGAACGTTTGTATCGTGGCTTGGATGTCGGATATGAACCCCTTTATTTCTCACGGATTCGATCCTATCTGATTGCAAACCCTGCCATCCGTTCCATTAACGCCGATGTCAGGATCAAATATAAGAGCGACGGATCGTTGGTAAAGGAGATCCAGCGGGCAACCAAGTTGAATCCATCATCGATAACTTAA
- a CDS encoding polysaccharide biosynthesis protein encodes MFKGQTILITGATGSWGYELTRHLLRHQPKEIRIFSRNEFSQVTMERHFRSPRLTFIIGDVRERESVLQACRGVDYVFHLAALKHVPICEMQPDEALKTNVLGTENVIQAGIRNQVKKVIDVSTDKAVDPVNFYGMTKAFGEKLMIRANDLTSSTRFVCIRGGNVLGTNGSVVPYFKKQIAEDGEITLTSKMMTRFFLTISEAIELLIKATMESIGGETFVMKMKTCRILHLAEVLTRNLATRSVPIKEIGIRPGEKLHEVLVSANEAPRTYRYSSQYYVILPSHPTPALQQRYGSLDKVRFQTYSSDTDPMSDDEIEALLRRGGMLP; translated from the coding sequence ATGTTTAAAGGACAAACCATTTTAATCACTGGTGCCACCGGCTCGTGGGGATATGAGTTGACACGCCACTTGCTCCGGCATCAACCGAAAGAAATCCGCATCTTTTCCCGCAACGAATTTTCACAGGTTACCATGGAACGGCATTTCCGATCTCCTCGCTTAACCTTTATTATCGGCGATGTGAGAGAGCGGGAATCCGTCTTGCAAGCTTGCCGCGGTGTCGACTACGTATTCCATCTGGCTGCGCTGAAACACGTTCCCATTTGTGAGATGCAACCGGATGAAGCATTAAAAACCAATGTGTTAGGAACGGAAAACGTCATCCAGGCCGGCATTCGTAATCAAGTGAAAAAAGTGATTGACGTTTCCACCGATAAGGCCGTCGATCCGGTCAATTTTTATGGCATGACTAAAGCCTTCGGTGAAAAGCTGATGATCCGGGCCAACGACCTCACATCCTCCACTCGTTTTGTTTGCATCCGGGGAGGGAATGTTTTGGGAACCAACGGCAGTGTGGTGCCCTACTTTAAAAAACAAATCGCGGAAGACGGCGAGATCACTCTTACCTCTAAAATGATGACACGGTTTTTCCTGACCATTTCTGAGGCGATCGAACTGTTGATCAAAGCGACAATGGAGTCCATCGGGGGAGAAACATTTGTCATGAAGATGAAAACCTGCCGCATTCTTCATTTGGCGGAGGTTTTGACCCGAAACTTGGCAACCCGCTCTGTCCCCATCAAGGAAATCGGAATCCGGCCAGGTGAAAAGTTGCATGAAGTACTGGTATCCGCCAATGAAGCACCCCGCACCTATCGGTACAGCAGCCAGTATTACGTCATCTTGCCGTCCCATCCCACGCCTGCTCTCCAACAACGCTACGGTTCTTTGGATAAAGTGCGATTCCAAACCTATTCCTCCGATACCGATCCGATGTCTGATGATGAGATCGAAGCATTGCTCCGGCGCGGCGGGATGCTTCCTTAA
- a CDS encoding capsular polysaccharide export protein, LipB/KpsS family gives MYQMHPHAWALYFDFLHEFRTLTYRGVAIGLFCHFPYYIGRMASKIEQPAFKQHLRHQPSREQIQPNFEQFLPHPDPATSLKAQNKKVLFLGGTYLHPLDPSRVLVLRTDDCASYRGLPTCNLQSYQSDVSTLIQEIQSRAQNIFQKLDDHPVFGVPMFSRKLIEQDIPTIIPWLVAVFDLLEQVPVAGVVVEGANATAKVSCILPTVAAMKGIPSLCLQHGIIGADRGWLPLYTTEQAVYGFYEKKFFQDAGVPEDRLEIAGHPRFDAIFERRHMNKADFCTKYQINPRKKWALIFTQPIWELTHLSNLVRHLLRYSLGVMIKLHPAEIRNDHWKERYKPLIERYPSVRWFTTECHLYNLMANADAAVSMNSTTGLEQLLMDKPVVYMGKGTGAPYRYSPQLTNPDPKIAATLVQRLIVDQSFRVFARRKRVRYLAKAYPVRQSKEKVFQLIERLTGINPHATSFH, from the coding sequence ATGTATCAAATGCATCCGCATGCTTGGGCGCTGTATTTCGATTTTTTACACGAATTTAGAACCTTGACTTACCGGGGAGTTGCCATCGGACTTTTTTGCCACTTTCCCTATTATATCGGAAGGATGGCTTCCAAGATCGAACAACCGGCATTTAAACAACATTTGCGACACCAACCATCCAGAGAACAGATTCAACCCAATTTCGAACAGTTTCTTCCCCATCCAGATCCGGCAACGTCGCTGAAAGCACAAAATAAAAAGGTTTTATTTTTGGGAGGAACCTATTTGCATCCGTTGGATCCTTCCAGAGTATTGGTTCTCAGAACCGATGACTGTGCCAGCTACCGGGGATTGCCTACCTGTAACCTTCAATCCTATCAATCTGATGTGAGCACCTTGATTCAGGAGATTCAATCTCGGGCGCAAAACATCTTTCAAAAGTTGGACGATCATCCCGTTTTTGGTGTTCCTATGTTTAGCAGAAAGCTGATCGAGCAGGATATCCCCACGATTATCCCGTGGTTGGTAGCGGTATTTGACTTGCTCGAACAAGTTCCCGTCGCAGGCGTCGTTGTGGAGGGAGCCAACGCCACTGCCAAGGTGAGCTGCATTCTTCCCACGGTTGCGGCCATGAAAGGGATTCCCAGCCTCTGCCTTCAGCATGGGATCATAGGCGCGGACAGAGGATGGTTGCCGCTCTACACAACCGAGCAGGCGGTTTATGGTTTCTATGAGAAAAAATTCTTCCAAGATGCCGGGGTACCGGAGGATCGATTGGAGATCGCAGGGCATCCCCGGTTTGATGCCATCTTTGAGAGACGGCATATGAACAAAGCGGATTTTTGTACCAAGTATCAAATCAACCCCAGAAAAAAATGGGCCTTAATCTTTACTCAACCCATCTGGGAACTGACCCATCTCAGTAATCTGGTGCGACACCTTCTCCGCTATTCCCTGGGAGTGATGATCAAACTTCACCCGGCCGAAATTCGAAACGACCATTGGAAGGAACGGTACAAACCGCTTATCGAACGATATCCGTCTGTTCGGTGGTTTACCACAGAATGTCACCTGTACAATCTGATGGCCAACGCAGATGCTGCCGTTTCCATGAACTCCACCACCGGATTGGAACAGTTGTTGATGGATAAGCCGGTAGTGTACATGGGTAAAGGCACAGGGGCTCCGTATCGGTACAGCCCGCAATTAACCAATCCGGATCCAAAGATTGCGGCCACGCTCGTACAAAGGTTAATTGTCGATCAATCGTTCCGTGTGTTCGCCCGCAGAAAACGTGTCCGCTATCTGGCAAAAGCGTATCCTGTCAGACAATCCAAAGAAAAAGTGTTCCAATTGATCGAAAGGTTGACGGGAATCAATCCTCACGCTACCTCGTTCCACTAA
- a CDS encoding sulfotransferase domain-containing protein, which translates to MNKKPTVMINSVPKSGTHLMVQIIQGIPGFHLCKYYYQSTLSDIRFNPEGVVAVGHFPYNEKLFDNLKKWGIRLFFISRDPRDVAVSLAHFYMRDNLKDHPMHTYFKKYTKSHTERLSVIINGADLTHTEIPSKHGWTGYPNLYQHLAPIYQWFRQPVIIKTTFEKLVDPQTRTKELTRFIDYLWEDIRPLNLSKQEIMERMNDNIRPLQSSTFRKGEVGTWKNEFLPEHKNDFKRVAGSLLIDLKYEQNQDW; encoded by the coding sequence ATGAATAAAAAACCCACCGTTATGATTAATTCCGTCCCTAAAAGCGGAACACATCTAATGGTGCAAATAATTCAGGGGATACCTGGGTTTCATCTGTGTAAGTACTATTACCAATCCACTCTATCCGACATCCGGTTCAACCCTGAAGGCGTGGTAGCCGTAGGTCACTTCCCTTACAACGAAAAATTGTTTGATAACCTCAAGAAATGGGGGATTAGACTCTTTTTTATCAGCCGCGATCCTCGGGATGTCGCGGTTTCTTTAGCCCATTTCTACATGAGAGACAACTTGAAAGACCATCCCATGCACACCTACTTCAAAAAATACACCAAAAGCCATACCGAACGTTTGAGTGTGATCATCAATGGTGCCGATTTGACCCATACGGAAATCCCCAGCAAACACGGATGGACCGGTTATCCCAACCTATATCAACATTTAGCTCCGATCTATCAATGGTTTCGTCAACCTGTAATTATCAAAACCACCTTTGAAAAGCTGGTGGACCCGCAGACTCGAACAAAAGAGTTGACCCGGTTCATCGATTATCTATGGGAAGACATTCGTCCTCTCAACCTTTCCAAACAGGAGATCATGGAACGGATGAACGACAACATCCGGCCTCTGCAATCTTCCACCTTCAGAAAAGGGGAAGTCGGCACGTGGAAAAACGAATTTCTCCCGGAACACAAAAACGATTTTAAACGGGTGGCAGGATCCCTTTTGATCGATCTGAAATATGAACAAAACCAGGATTGGTAG
- a CDS encoding dTDP-4-dehydrorhamnose reductase family protein has product MKILILGGGGMAGHMLRDYLAANEHEVWWTVRRREPHPLSLPLDLLQKGEVDSILERIQPEVVINATGILKDEAAHRLEEAIFVNSFFPHRLARRGKRYGFRLIQISTDCVFSGDRGGYTEEDLPDTTTIYGKTKSLGEVIDSTNLTIRTSIIGPELKPDGIGLFHWFMNQAGVLEGYRNVYWNGVTTLELGKAIQWSLSRPISGLVHLASPQKISKYTLLHLFKEVFDRNEITILPRDDLRSDKTLINSREDFTYLVPPYPVMLKELKDWMETQTERNYLYA; this is encoded by the coding sequence GTGAAGATCCTGATACTCGGCGGCGGAGGAATGGCCGGGCATATGCTGCGTGATTATCTGGCCGCCAATGAACATGAGGTATGGTGGACCGTGCGCAGACGGGAGCCTCATCCCCTCTCCCTTCCGTTAGATCTCCTGCAGAAGGGAGAGGTTGATTCCATCCTGGAGCGGATTCAACCCGAAGTGGTCATTAACGCAACGGGAATCTTGAAAGATGAAGCGGCCCACCGACTGGAAGAAGCCATTTTCGTAAACAGCTTCTTCCCCCATCGGCTCGCCCGCCGGGGAAAGCGTTATGGATTCCGTCTGATTCAGATCAGCACCGACTGTGTTTTTTCTGGCGATCGTGGTGGTTATACCGAGGAGGATCTTCCCGATACGACGACCATATATGGCAAAACGAAAAGTTTGGGAGAAGTGATCGATTCAACAAACCTGACGATCCGAACTTCTATCATCGGCCCCGAACTAAAACCGGATGGAATCGGTCTGTTTCACTGGTTTATGAATCAAGCAGGCGTGTTAGAGGGATATCGGAATGTTTATTGGAACGGAGTGACTACGCTGGAATTGGGCAAAGCGATTCAATGGTCACTCTCTCGTCCCATCAGCGGTTTGGTCCACCTGGCTTCCCCTCAAAAAATATCAAAATACACACTTCTCCACCTGTTCAAAGAAGTGTTTGACCGAAACGAGATTACAATCCTCCCCAGGGATGATCTCCGATCGGATAAAACCTTGATCAATAGCCGGGAAGATTTTACTTATCTCGTCCCCCCTTATCCCGTGATGTTGAAAGAATTGAAAGATTGGATGGAAACACAGACAGAAAGGAACTATCTGTATGCCTGA